The following proteins are co-located in the Thermus hydrothermalis genome:
- a CDS encoding aldehyde dehydrogenase family protein has protein sequence MKAFSAKYGNTLEFGHLIGGEEVWEGEALERHNPSDREDLVARFPEGTKDTLRKAALKAREAFEVWSRTPAPVRGQVLFNLAKILEREKPTLTRLMVREVGKTFKEAGGDVQEAIDTALFFASEGRRLYGQTVPSEMRDKELFTFRRPLGVVGMITAGNFPIAVPSWKLIPAVLTGNTVVWKPSDDSPTLSYVFVKLFEEAGLPPGVINVVFGGGKGSTGQWLVELMDEGLLNKFAFTGSTQVGRWIGEVAGRNLIRPTLELGGKNPLVVMRDADLDLAVEGAWWSAFATGGQRCTSAGNILVDAPIYEEFKKRFLERTEATVVGNPLLHPEVTYGPFLNERLFRRWEEHYAWGKEDGATLLFGKGRITRDNPYPRFLGDPEAGLYGWPTVWEAAPGMRQFQEEIFGPTINLVKVDGIEEAIRVANATPYGLSSAIYTNHRHWAYLFKVGIRAGMTSINNATVGAEAHLPFGGVKASGNGARESGIWVIEEYT, from the coding sequence ATGAAGGCGTTTTCCGCCAAGTACGGGAACACCCTGGAGTTCGGCCACCTCATCGGGGGTGAGGAGGTATGGGAAGGGGAGGCCTTGGAGCGCCATAACCCCTCGGACCGGGAAGACCTGGTGGCCCGCTTTCCTGAGGGCACCAAGGACACCCTGCGCAAGGCGGCCCTCAAGGCCCGGGAGGCCTTTGAGGTCTGGAGCCGCACCCCGGCCCCGGTGCGGGGGCAGGTGCTCTTCAACCTGGCGAAGATCCTGGAGCGGGAAAAGCCCACCCTGACCCGCCTCATGGTGCGGGAGGTGGGGAAGACCTTCAAGGAGGCGGGCGGGGACGTGCAGGAGGCCATAGACACCGCCCTCTTCTTCGCCTCCGAGGGGCGGAGGCTCTATGGGCAGACCGTGCCCAGCGAGATGCGGGACAAGGAGCTCTTCACCTTCCGCAGACCCCTAGGGGTGGTGGGCATGATCACCGCCGGCAACTTCCCCATCGCCGTGCCCAGCTGGAAGCTCATCCCGGCGGTCCTCACGGGAAACACCGTGGTCTGGAAGCCCTCGGACGACTCCCCCACCCTCTCCTACGTCTTCGTCAAGCTCTTTGAGGAGGCGGGCCTGCCCCCTGGGGTCATCAACGTGGTCTTCGGCGGGGGTAAGGGCTCCACCGGCCAGTGGCTGGTGGAGCTCATGGACGAGGGGCTTCTCAACAAGTTCGCCTTCACGGGGAGCACCCAGGTGGGGCGCTGGATCGGGGAGGTGGCGGGGCGGAACCTCATCCGGCCCACCCTGGAGCTGGGGGGCAAGAACCCCCTGGTGGTCATGCGGGACGCCGATCTGGACCTGGCGGTGGAGGGGGCCTGGTGGAGCGCCTTCGCCACGGGAGGGCAACGGTGCACCAGCGCCGGGAACATCCTGGTGGACGCCCCTATTTATGAAGAGTTCAAAAAGCGCTTCCTGGAGCGCACCGAGGCCACGGTGGTGGGCAACCCCCTCCTCCACCCCGAGGTCACCTACGGCCCCTTCCTCAACGAAAGGCTTTTCCGCCGCTGGGAGGAGCACTACGCCTGGGGCAAGGAGGACGGGGCCACCCTCCTTTTCGGCAAGGGGCGGATTACCCGGGACAACCCCTACCCCCGCTTCCTGGGGGACCCTGAGGCGGGGCTTTACGGCTGGCCCACGGTGTGGGAGGCGGCCCCCGGCATGCGCCAGTTCCAGGAGGAGATCTTCGGGCCCACCATCAACCTGGTGAAGGTGGACGGGATTGAGGAGGCCATCCGGGTGGCCAACGCCACGCCCTACGGCCTTTCCAGCGCCATCTACACCAACCACCGACACTGGGCCTACCTCTTCAAGGTGGGCATCCGGGCGGGCATGACCAGCATCAACAACGCCACCGTGGGGGCCGAGGCCCACCTGCCCTTCGGCGGCGTGAA
- a CDS encoding DMT family transporter gives MPPHRDPLVYLPPFLWALNVVASRIAMGEVGPAWGSFLRFALALPFFLLVLRRLPRLRPLGQTLFLALSGVAVFNLVFFSGVRLAPASDAAAVAALYPLSTAFAYSLYFRKPFAPKLLLGLLLSGSGVVLLALSHAAGGGGNRLLGDLLLVLAALLWGGYSVGVTLAVQRREPLEVTAASMLLGSLLLLPLALAWPFPEASPKGWAALLYTALGGAFLAFTLWGEVLKRHPASLVAPFMNLTPALALLLSILLLGEAPKGMDLPGLLLIALGVYVTQRR, from the coding sequence ATGCCGCCCCACCGCGACCCCTTGGTCTACCTGCCCCCCTTCCTCTGGGCGCTCAACGTGGTGGCCTCCCGCATAGCCATGGGCGAGGTGGGCCCGGCGTGGGGCTCCTTTTTGCGCTTCGCCCTCGCCCTCCCCTTCTTCCTCCTCGTCCTCCGCCGCCTCCCCCGCCTAAGGCCCTTGGGCCAGACCCTTTTCCTCGCCCTAAGCGGGGTAGCGGTGTTCAACCTGGTCTTTTTCTCCGGGGTGCGGCTCGCCCCGGCCTCGGACGCGGCGGCGGTGGCCGCCCTTTACCCCCTCTCCACCGCCTTCGCCTACAGCCTTTACTTCCGCAAACCTTTTGCCCCCAAGCTCCTTCTCGGGCTTCTCCTTTCGGGGAGCGGGGTGGTCCTTTTGGCCCTAAGCCACGCCGCAGGCGGGGGTGGAAACCGGCTTCTTGGGGACCTCCTCCTGGTCCTGGCCGCCCTCCTGTGGGGGGGCTATAGCGTGGGGGTCACCCTGGCGGTGCAAAGGCGCGAGCCCCTGGAGGTCACGGCGGCCAGCATGCTCTTAGGAAGCCTCCTTCTCCTTCCCCTAGCCCTCGCCTGGCCCTTCCCAGAGGCGAGCCCCAAGGGATGGGCCGCCCTCCTCTACACCGCCTTGGGGGGCGCTTTCCTCGCCTTCACCCTCTGGGGGGAAGTGCTCAAGCGCCACCCCGCAAGCCTGGTGGCCCCCTTCATGAACCTGACCCCCGCCCTCGCCCTCCTCCTGAGCATCCTCCTCCTGGGGGAAGCCCCCAAGGGAATGGACCTCCCGGGGCTCCTCCTCATCGCCCTCGGGGTCTACGTCACCCAGCGGCGTTAG
- the coaD gene encoding pantetheine-phosphate adenylyltransferase, producing MHVVYPGSFDPLTNGHLDVIQRASRLFDKVTVAVLENPNKRGQYLFTAEERLSIIREATAHLQNVEAHTFSGLLVDFVRRVGAQAIVKGLRAVSDYEYELQMAHLNRQLLPGLETLFILAATRYSFVSSTMVKEIARYGGDVSKLVPPATLRALKAKFG from the coding sequence ATGCACGTGGTCTATCCCGGAAGCTTTGATCCCCTCACCAACGGCCACCTGGACGTGATCCAGCGGGCGAGCCGCCTCTTTGACAAGGTGACCGTGGCCGTCTTGGAAAACCCCAACAAGCGGGGCCAGTACCTCTTCACCGCCGAGGAGCGCTTAAGCATCATCCGGGAGGCCACGGCCCACCTGCAAAACGTGGAGGCCCACACCTTCTCCGGCCTCCTGGTGGACTTCGTGAGGCGGGTGGGGGCCCAGGCCATCGTGAAGGGCCTCCGGGCGGTTTCCGACTACGAGTACGAGCTCCAGATGGCCCACCTCAACCGCCAGCTCCTGCCGGGGTTGGAAACCCTTTTTATCCTGGCGGCCACCCGCTACTCCTTCGTGTCCAGCACCATGGTGAAGGAGATCGCCCGCTACGGGGGGGATGTCTCCAAGCTGGTCCCCCCCGCCACCCTCCGGGCCCTCAAGGCCAAGTTCGGCTAA
- a CDS encoding RsmD family RNA methyltransferase, protein MVRILGGKAKGVPLKVPASARPSPVRLRKALFDYLRLRYPAKGRFLDLYAGSGAVGLEAASEGWQATLVEKDPEAVRLLQENARRTGLPVRIVPLPVEVFLPEAKAKGERYTVAFMAPPYLLDLVAAFQALLESGLVEEGGLYILQHPKDLLFPLGERRVYGENALTFVEV, encoded by the coding sequence GTGGTGAGGATTCTGGGCGGCAAGGCCAAGGGGGTGCCCCTCAAGGTGCCCGCCTCGGCGAGGCCCTCCCCGGTGCGGCTCAGGAAGGCCCTTTTTGACTACCTGCGCCTTCGCTACCCGGCCAAGGGACGCTTTTTGGACCTCTATGCGGGGAGCGGGGCGGTGGGCCTCGAGGCCGCCAGCGAGGGCTGGCAGGCCACCTTGGTGGAAAAGGACCCCGAGGCCGTCCGCCTCCTTCAGGAAAACGCCCGGCGCACGGGGCTTCCCGTGCGCATCGTGCCCCTGCCCGTGGAGGTCTTCCTGCCCGAGGCGAAGGCCAAAGGGGAGCGCTACACCGTGGCCTTCATGGCCCCGCCGTACCTCCTGGACCTGGTGGCGGCCTTCCAGGCCCTTTTGGAAAGCGGTCTGGTGGAGGAAGGCGGGCTTTACATCCTGCAGCACCCCAAGGACCTCCTATTTCCCCTAGGGGAGCGGCGGGTTTACGGGGAAAACGCCCTCACCTTCGTGGAGGTATGA
- a CDS encoding PhoU domain-containing protein, whose translation MGFWAGLALLLLGLHLVGEGLSALKARRHLLARALGHPLGVLGAGFFLGLLSGSGTGFSLLALGLLESGVLGLGRAALLSLAATAGAAFWVGVVSLAQRGLAEALLALGLPFLLWPSLRRVAFFFLGLGLLFLGFLRMGEGVESLRPLLALLDPGPLGLYLLGFFLAFLLATANGVAALALALSPALGQAGAMALVLGAGVGVSGALFWAYVAGRREALPLGAVLLAHRFLLSLPLLGLLPWFGPLGVVGFHALAHLAFALGFLPLGERYAALAGRLFPKRGVAPKYLSQEALETPGLAFALVQRELARVADAVRGMLAQAVRVLAQEEGGEAELVPLEEKVDRLTREVVLYTAELSTRTKDERAVRFFVMASELEHLGDLVRRIVRQAERLWAQGLTFSPEGREDLLEAMREVLKRLELLAAALGTGDKALAEEVLRQAPALEAFLDRLRRAHLARLEGGRAESRATTLAHLDLLITLEELGGGVERLCRLVLEL comes from the coding sequence GTGGGCTTCTGGGCGGGGCTTGCCCTACTCTTGCTTGGGCTCCACCTGGTGGGGGAGGGGCTTTCCGCCCTCAAGGCCAGGCGGCACCTCCTGGCCCGGGCCCTCGGCCATCCCTTGGGCGTTTTGGGGGCAGGGTTTTTCTTGGGGCTCCTTTCGGGGAGCGGCACGGGGTTCTCCCTCCTGGCCCTGGGCCTTCTGGAAAGCGGGGTGCTCGGCCTTGGGCGGGCCGCCCTCCTCTCCTTGGCCGCCACGGCGGGGGCGGCCTTCTGGGTGGGGGTGGTTTCCCTGGCGCAGCGGGGGTTGGCGGAGGCCCTCCTGGCCCTTGGGCTTCCCTTCCTCCTATGGCCGAGCCTCCGCCGGGTGGCCTTCTTTTTCCTCGGGCTTGGGCTCCTTTTCCTGGGCTTTTTGCGCATGGGGGAGGGGGTGGAAAGCCTAAGGCCCCTTTTGGCCCTCTTGGACCCAGGCCCCTTGGGCCTTTACCTTTTGGGCTTTTTCCTGGCCTTCCTGCTCGCCACCGCCAACGGGGTGGCGGCCCTGGCCTTGGCCCTTTCCCCGGCCTTGGGCCAGGCAGGGGCCATGGCCTTGGTCCTGGGGGCGGGGGTGGGGGTTTCCGGGGCCCTCTTTTGGGCCTATGTGGCGGGCAGGCGGGAGGCCTTGCCCCTGGGGGCGGTGCTCCTCGCCCACCGCTTTCTCCTTTCCTTGCCCCTTCTGGGGCTCTTGCCCTGGTTTGGCCCCTTGGGGGTGGTGGGGTTTCACGCCCTGGCGCACCTCGCCTTCGCCTTGGGGTTCTTGCCCTTGGGGGAGCGGTATGCCGCCTTGGCGGGCAGGCTTTTTCCCAAGCGGGGCGTGGCCCCCAAGTACCTCTCCCAGGAGGCCCTGGAAACGCCGGGCCTTGCCTTTGCCTTGGTGCAACGGGAGCTTGCCCGGGTGGCGGATGCGGTGCGGGGGATGTTAGCCCAGGCGGTGAGGGTCCTGGCCCAGGAAGAGGGGGGCGAGGCGGAGCTTGTCCCCTTGGAGGAGAAGGTGGACCGCCTCACCCGGGAGGTGGTCCTCTACACGGCGGAGCTCTCCACCCGCACCAAGGACGAGCGGGCGGTGCGCTTTTTCGTCATGGCCTCGGAGCTGGAGCACCTGGGGGATTTGGTGCGGCGGATTGTGCGCCAGGCGGAGAGGCTTTGGGCGCAGGGGCTCACCTTTAGCCCGGAGGGGCGGGAGGACCTTTTGGAGGCCATGCGGGAGGTCCTAAAGCGGCTTGAGCTTCTGGCGGCCGCCTTGGGTACCGGGGACAAGGCTTTGGCGGAGGAGGTCCTGCGGCAGGCTCCCGCCCTGGAAGCGTTTCTGGACCGCTTGCGCCGGGCCCACCTGGCCCGCCTCGAGGGGGGAAGGGCGGAGAGCCGGGCCACCACCTTGGCCCACCTGGACCTCCTCATCACCCTGGAGGAGCTCGGGGGCGGGGTGGAGAGGCTTTGCCGCCTGGTCCTGGAGCTTTAA